In Salmonella enterica subsp. enterica serovar Typhimurium str. LT2, a single window of DNA contains:
- the yciW gene encoding putative cytoplasmic protein (similar to E. coli putative oxidoreductase (AAC74369.1); Blastp hit to AAC74369.1 (401 aa), 51% identity in aa 27 - 350), with product MEQCRKAGKSHWYHETQSTMSSQTPLSLMPEAAYVNDRFLLDLTVAETALTPFESWLKPARQLADVLFPRTVLNDRLHTFSAYERMSTALTAAQVFGVQRLCRYYAARLAPLPGPDASRESNQRLAQITQYARQLAGSPSVINTRAREQLAEVGLTARDTVLINQIIGFIGFQARVAAIFQAFCRLPVRELPGQEMQRFARAARFQNPQTIWRPAASLVEYPPAHTKVRRQYSSSQCQMMAPVLMRDPSSFALLERILTSTLHTASPPSLLPLITLLTSRINGSAACFNEQATQPGAWRRAVITLRQEDDDIARWELEPALTQAIQ from the coding sequence ATGGAACAATGCCGAAAAGCGGGTAAAAGCCACTGGTATCATGAAACACAATCCACTATGTCGTCACAAACCCCGCTTTCGCTAATGCCGGAAGCCGCGTATGTTAACGATCGTTTTTTACTGGATTTAACGGTAGCAGAAACCGCGTTGACGCCTTTTGAGTCATGGTTAAAGCCCGCTCGCCAGTTGGCGGATGTCTTATTTCCCCGCACGGTTCTCAACGACCGGCTTCATACGTTTAGCGCCTATGAACGTATGAGCACCGCGCTGACCGCCGCTCAGGTATTTGGGGTTCAGCGTTTGTGTCGCTATTATGCCGCGCGTCTGGCGCCGCTACCTGGCCCTGACGCCTCAAGAGAGAGCAATCAACGGCTGGCGCAAATTACGCAATACGCTCGTCAGCTTGCCGGCTCCCCCTCCGTTATCAATACGCGGGCCCGCGAACAGCTTGCAGAGGTGGGATTAACCGCCCGGGATACCGTACTCATCAATCAGATCATTGGGTTTATCGGTTTTCAGGCGCGGGTAGCGGCGATATTTCAGGCGTTTTGCCGTCTGCCCGTGCGCGAACTGCCCGGCCAGGAGATGCAGCGCTTTGCCAGGGCCGCGCGGTTTCAAAACCCCCAGACGATATGGCGGCCCGCCGCCAGTCTGGTAGAATATCCTCCAGCCCATACCAAAGTTCGGCGGCAATATTCGTCTTCACAATGCCAAATGATGGCGCCGGTACTCATGCGCGATCCGTCTTCATTCGCGTTACTCGAACGCATACTGACCAGCACATTACACACTGCATCGCCCCCTTCTTTACTTCCACTTATCACGCTCCTCACATCACGTATCAACGGCAGCGCCGCCTGCTTTAACGAACAGGCAACCCAACCTGGCGCGTGGCGTCGCGCTGTCATCACGTTACGCCAGGAAGACGACGACATCGCTCGTTGGGAACTTGAGCCTGCGCTGACACAGGCGATACAATGA
- the rnb gene encoding RNase II (mRNA degradation; similar to E. coli RNase II, mRNA degradation (AAC74368.1); Blastp hit to AAC74368.1 (644 aa), 90% identity in aa 1 - 644) yields MFQDNPLLAQLKQQLHSQTPRAEGVVKATEKGFGFLEVDAQKSYFIPPPQMKKVMHGDRIVAVIHTEKERESAEPEELIEPFLTRFVGKVQGKNDRLSIVPDHPLLKDAIPCRAARGVQHEFKEGDWAVAEMRRHPLKGDRSFYADLTQYITFADDHFVPWWVTLARHNLEKEAPNGVATEMLDEGLERQDLTALNFVTIDSASTEDMDDALYAEELADGRLQLTVAIADPTAWIAEGSKLDNTAKIRAFTNYLPGFNIPMLPRELSDDLCSLRANEVRPALACRMIIAADGTIDDDIAFFAATIESKAKLAYDNVSDWLENNGTWQPDNEGIAQQIRLLHRICLSRSEWRHHHALVFKDRPDYRFVLGEKGEVLDIVAEPRRIANRIVEESMIAANLCAARVLRDKLGFGIYNVHTGFDPANADALAALLKTHGLHVDAEEVLTLEGFCKLRRELDAQPSGFLDSRIRRFQSFAEISTEPGPHFGLGLEAYATWTSPIRKYGDMINHRLLKAVIKGEAIARPQEDITQQMAERRRLNRMAERDVGDWLYARFLNDKAGTNTRFAAEIIDVSRGGMRVRLVDNGAIAFIPAPFLHAVRDELVCSQENGTVQIKGETVYKVTDVIDVTIAEVRMETRSIIARPAA; encoded by the coding sequence ATGTTTCAGGACAACCCGCTGCTAGCGCAGCTTAAACAGCAACTGCATTCCCAGACGCCGCGCGCTGAAGGGGTCGTAAAAGCCACGGAAAAAGGCTTTGGCTTCCTTGAGGTTGACGCGCAAAAAAGCTATTTCATTCCTCCGCCGCAGATGAAAAAAGTGATGCATGGCGATCGTATCGTCGCGGTCATCCACACGGAAAAAGAACGTGAGTCTGCCGAGCCGGAAGAACTGATCGAACCGTTCCTGACGCGTTTTGTGGGAAAAGTTCAGGGTAAAAATGACCGCCTGTCCATCGTGCCGGATCATCCGTTGCTGAAAGACGCGATTCCCTGCCGCGCCGCGCGCGGCGTTCAGCATGAGTTCAAAGAAGGTGACTGGGCGGTTGCCGAAATGCGCCGCCATCCGCTTAAAGGCGACCGTTCGTTTTACGCCGATTTAACGCAGTACATCACCTTTGCCGACGATCACTTTGTTCCCTGGTGGGTTACGCTTGCCCGCCACAACCTGGAAAAAGAAGCGCCGAACGGCGTAGCGACGGAGATGCTTGACGAAGGGCTAGAGCGTCAGGATCTGACCGCGCTGAATTTCGTCACTATCGATAGCGCCAGCACTGAAGATATGGATGACGCGCTATATGCTGAGGAATTAGCGGACGGCAGACTCCAGCTTACGGTGGCTATCGCCGATCCTACCGCCTGGATTGCCGAAGGCAGTAAGCTGGATAACACAGCGAAAATTCGCGCCTTCACCAACTACCTGCCGGGCTTCAATATTCCTATGCTGCCGCGTGAGCTGTCTGACGATCTGTGTTCGCTGCGCGCCAACGAAGTGCGTCCGGCGCTCGCCTGTCGCATGATAATCGCCGCGGACGGCACCATTGACGATGATATCGCCTTTTTTGCGGCCACCATCGAATCGAAGGCCAAGCTGGCGTACGACAATGTCTCCGACTGGCTGGAAAATAACGGCACCTGGCAGCCGGATAACGAAGGCATTGCCCAGCAGATTCGTCTGTTGCACCGTATTTGTCTAAGCCGCAGTGAGTGGCGTCATCATCATGCGTTAGTCTTTAAAGACCGCCCGGATTACCGCTTTGTGCTTGGCGAAAAAGGCGAAGTACTGGATATTGTGGCGGAACCGCGCCGTATCGCTAACCGTATCGTAGAAGAGTCGATGATCGCCGCTAACCTTTGCGCCGCGCGCGTACTGCGCGATAAGCTCGGTTTCGGTATTTACAACGTACATACGGGCTTCGATCCCGCGAATGCCGACGCGCTGGCCGCGCTGCTGAAAACGCATGGTCTGCATGTCGATGCCGAAGAGGTGCTGACGCTGGAAGGCTTCTGTAAACTGCGTCGCGAACTGGATGCGCAGCCCTCCGGTTTCCTTGACAGCCGCATTCGTCGCTTCCAGTCTTTTGCGGAAATCAGCACCGAGCCGGGGCCGCATTTCGGTCTTGGTCTTGAGGCTTACGCCACCTGGACCTCTCCTATCCGTAAGTATGGCGATATGATTAACCATCGCCTGCTGAAAGCGGTCATCAAGGGGGAAGCTATTGCGCGTCCGCAGGAAGATATCACCCAACAAATGGCGGAACGCCGTCGCCTGAACCGCATGGCGGAGCGCGATGTCGGCGACTGGTTATATGCACGCTTCCTTAACGATAAGGCGGGGACAAATACCCGTTTCGCGGCAGAAATTATTGACGTCAGCCGCGGTGGTATGCGCGTGCGACTGGTCGATAACGGCGCTATCGCCTTTATCCCTGCCCCGTTCCTGCACGCCGTTCGCGATGAACTGGTATGCAGCCAGGAAAACGGTACGGTACAGATTAAAGGTGAGACGGTTTATAAAGTGACGGATGTCATTGATGTCACTATTGCGGAAGTTCGCATGGAAACCCGCAGCATTATTGCCCGACCGGCAGCGTAA
- the yciR gene encoding putative PAS/PAC domain protein (diguanylate cyclase/phosphodiesterase domain 1; Diguanylate cyclase/phosphodiesterase domain 2; similar to E. coli orf, hypothetical protein (AAC74367.1); Blastp hit to AAC74367.1 (661 aa), 79% identity in aa 1 - 657), translated as MMKQIQEQTALNPLHSHWRLADDRNVLYLSPTGETDAEKTVELSPEQAGRIREITAITSSLLITLLIEKQVTAVHLVGRKINNREWAGSLATWPDTPAVSPTQAQELSFAEQIVSEANSVIAILDSRGKICRFNRLCEEYTGLKERDVIGQSVFKLFMSRREAVASRHYIENFFRNGNAYEIERWIKTRKGQRLFLFRNKFVHNGSGKNEIFLICAGTDITEERRAQERLRILANTDTVTGLPNRNAIHEFINHAIASAGESQVGIVYLDLDNFKKINDAYGHMFGDQLLQAVSLALLSCLEEDQLLARLGGDEFIVLAAHTSQAALEAVASRILTRLRQPFRIGLIEVYTGCAIGISLAPRHGQDSESLIRTADTAMYNAKEGGRGQFCVFSPEMNQRVFDYHWLDTNLRKALENDQLLIHYQPKITWRGEVRSLEALVRWQSPERGLIPPLEFISYAEESGLIVPLGRWVILDVVRQIAKWRDKGINLRVAVNFSARQLADQTLFTALKQALYDLNFEYCPIDVELTESCLIENDTLALSVIQQFSQLGAQIHLDDFGTGYSSLSQLARFPIDAVKLDQAFVRDIHKQPLSQSLVRAIVAVAQALNLQVIAEGVENAKEDAFLTKNGVNERQGFLFAKPMPAVSFERWYKRYQTKKMR; from the coding sequence ATGATGAAACAGATTCAGGAACAAACGGCGCTAAATCCCCTTCACTCTCACTGGCGTCTGGCTGATGACCGCAACGTGCTGTATCTCTCCCCGACAGGTGAAACGGATGCAGAAAAAACGGTTGAGCTATCGCCGGAACAAGCCGGGCGTATCCGGGAAATAACGGCGATTACGTCCAGTCTGCTGATAACGTTGTTGATAGAAAAACAGGTTACCGCTGTGCACCTGGTAGGCCGTAAGATTAATAACCGTGAATGGGCTGGCAGCCTGGCAACCTGGCCTGATACGCCTGCCGTCTCGCCAACGCAGGCGCAGGAGCTCTCTTTTGCCGAGCAAATCGTATCAGAAGCCAACTCAGTCATTGCGATACTGGATAGTCGGGGAAAAATCTGTCGATTTAATCGGTTATGCGAAGAGTACACAGGCTTAAAAGAGCGAGATGTAATTGGTCAAAGCGTCTTTAAATTATTTATGAGCCGCCGGGAGGCGGTTGCCTCCCGACACTACATTGAGAATTTTTTTCGCAATGGCAATGCCTATGAAATCGAACGCTGGATAAAGACCCGTAAAGGCCAACGCCTGTTCTTATTTCGTAATAAATTCGTCCATAACGGTAGCGGAAAAAACGAAATTTTCCTGATCTGCGCAGGCACGGATATCACCGAAGAAAGGCGGGCTCAGGAGCGTTTACGCATACTGGCGAATACAGACACCGTCACCGGCCTGCCCAATCGCAATGCTATTCATGAATTTATTAATCATGCTATTGCCTCGGCTGGCGAGTCGCAGGTGGGTATCGTTTATCTCGATCTGGATAACTTCAAGAAAATTAATGACGCCTATGGGCATATGTTTGGCGATCAGCTCTTACAGGCCGTTTCGCTGGCGCTGTTGAGTTGTCTGGAGGAAGATCAATTGCTGGCCAGACTGGGGGGAGATGAATTCATTGTCCTCGCTGCCCATACGTCTCAGGCCGCGCTGGAAGCAGTAGCCTCACGAATCCTTACCCGTCTGCGGCAACCGTTTCGTATTGGACTCATTGAAGTTTACACGGGATGCGCCATTGGCATTTCGTTGGCCCCCCGGCACGGACAGGACAGCGAAAGTCTCATTCGCACTGCCGACACCGCAATGTATAACGCCAAAGAAGGCGGCCGCGGTCAGTTCTGCGTTTTTTCGCCGGAAATGAATCAGCGCGTATTTGACTATCACTGGCTGGATACAAACCTGCGAAAAGCGCTGGAAAACGACCAGTTACTTATTCACTATCAGCCCAAAATTACCTGGCGCGGCGAAGTACGTAGCCTGGAAGCGCTGGTACGCTGGCAATCGCCGGAACGCGGATTAATTCCGCCGCTGGAGTTCATCTCATACGCCGAAGAGTCAGGACTCATCGTCCCGCTGGGCCGCTGGGTGATTCTGGATGTAGTTCGCCAGATTGCGAAATGGCGCGATAAGGGGATTAACTTGCGCGTAGCCGTTAACTTTTCGGCGCGACAACTGGCCGACCAGACGCTTTTTACTGCGCTTAAACAGGCTTTGTACGATCTGAATTTTGAGTATTGCCCGATCGATGTCGAGCTAACGGAAAGCTGCCTGATCGAAAACGACACGCTGGCGCTATCGGTTATCCAGCAATTTAGTCAGCTCGGCGCCCAGATTCATCTGGATGATTTTGGCACAGGGTATTCTTCGCTTTCTCAACTCGCCCGGTTCCCTATTGATGCCGTTAAACTGGATCAGGCTTTCGTCAGAGATATCCATAAGCAACCGCTGTCGCAATCTCTGGTTAGGGCGATTGTCGCGGTGGCTCAGGCGCTAAATTTACAAGTGATTGCCGAAGGTGTAGAAAATGCTAAAGAAGATGCCTTCCTGACAAAAAACGGCGTCAATGAACGACAGGGCTTTTTATTCGCCAAACCTATGCCCGCCGTTTCTTTTGAACGCTGGTACAAACGTTATCAGACGAAAAAAATGCGTTAA
- the yciT gene encoding putative deoR family regulatory protein (similar to E. coli putative DEOR-type transcriptional regulator (AAC74366.1); Blastp hit to AAC74366.1 (249 aa), 82% identity in aa 1 - 247) yields the protein MNSRQQSILQMVVDKGQMSVAELAKITGVSEVTIRQDLNTLEKQSYLRRAHGFAVSLESDDVETRMMTNYTLKRRLAEFAASLVSPGESVFIENGSSNALLARTLAEQKDVTIITVSSYIAHLLKETPCEVILLGGIYQKKSESMVGPLTRQFIHQVHFSKAFIGIDGWQADTGFTGRDMMRSDVVNAVLEKGSEAIVLTDSSKFGCVHPYPLGPLSRFHRVITDSKISASDQMQLEHAGLLVNVIGSSV from the coding sequence ATGAACTCCCGACAACAATCAATTTTGCAAATGGTGGTTGATAAAGGCCAGATGAGCGTTGCTGAACTGGCGAAAATTACCGGCGTATCTGAAGTCACGATTCGTCAGGATCTGAATACCCTGGAAAAGCAGAGCTATTTACGCCGTGCGCACGGTTTCGCCGTTTCGCTTGAGAGCGATGACGTAGAGACTCGCATGATGACGAACTACACGCTAAAACGCCGACTGGCGGAGTTCGCCGCCTCGCTGGTCAGTCCAGGGGAATCCGTTTTTATTGAAAATGGCAGCAGCAATGCGCTATTGGCCCGGACGCTGGCGGAACAAAAAGATGTCACGATCATCACCGTGAGCAGTTATATCGCGCACCTGCTCAAAGAGACCCCTTGCGAAGTCATTCTCCTCGGTGGAATCTATCAGAAAAAAAGTGAAAGCATGGTAGGGCCGTTGACGCGACAGTTTATCCATCAAGTGCATTTCAGCAAAGCATTTATCGGTATTGATGGCTGGCAGGCTGATACCGGTTTTACCGGACGCGACATGATGCGATCGGATGTGGTTAACGCTGTTCTGGAAAAAGGCTCAGAAGCGATTGTCCTCACCGACAGCTCCAAATTTGGCTGTGTGCATCCCTATCCCCTGGGCCCGCTCTCTCGCTTCCATCGTGTCATTACGGATTCCAAAATTTCCGCCAGCGATCAAATGCAGTTAGAACATGCGGGGCTGCTAGTCAATGTTATTGGCTCATCCGTTTAA
- the osmB gene encoding osmotically inducible lipoprotein (osmotically inducible lipoprotein B. (SW:OSMB_SALTY)), whose protein sequence is MFMTSKKMAAAVLAITVAMSLSACSNWSKRDRNTAIGAGAGALGGAVLTDGSTLGTLGGAAVGGVIGHQVGK, encoded by the coding sequence ATGTTTATGACGAGCAAAAAAATGGCCGCTGCTGTGCTGGCAATCACCGTAGCAATGTCTCTGAGCGCCTGCTCAAACTGGTCCAAGCGCGATCGCAACACGGCTATTGGCGCAGGTGCGGGGGCGTTAGGCGGCGCAGTGTTAACGGACGGCAGTACATTAGGCACCCTGGGCGGCGCGGCGGTCGGCGGCGTGATTGGTCACCAGGTTGGAAAATAA
- the yciH gene encoding putative translation initiation factor SUI1 (protein YCIH. (SW:YCIH_SALTY)), giving the protein MSDSNSRLVYSTQTGRIEEPKTAPVRPKGDGIVRIQRQTSGRKGKGVCLITGIEMNDAELTKLAAELKKKCGCGGAVKEGIIEIQGDKRDLIKSLLEAKGMKVKLAGG; this is encoded by the coding sequence ATGAGCGATTCCAATAGTCGTCTGGTTTATTCAACGCAGACGGGGCGCATTGAAGAACCTAAAACGGCGCCGGTTCGTCCCAAAGGGGATGGTATCGTTCGCATTCAGCGTCAAACCAGTGGCCGTAAGGGTAAAGGCGTATGTTTGATTACCGGTATCGAGATGAATGATGCGGAATTAACCAAACTGGCGGCTGAACTGAAGAAAAAATGCGGCTGTGGCGGGGCAGTAAAAGAAGGGATTATTGAAATTCAGGGTGATAAACGCGACTTGATAAAATCATTGCTGGAAGCTAAAGGAATGAAAGTAAAATTAGCTGGCGGCTAA
- the pyrF gene encoding orotidine-5'-phosphate decarboxylase (orotidine 5'-phosphate decarboxylase. (SW:DCOP_SALTY)), with protein MTFTASSSSCAITESPVVVALDYHERDKALAFVDKIDPRDCRLKVGKEMFTLFGPQLVRDLQQRGFDVFLDLKFHDIPNTTARAVAAAADLGVWMVNVHASGGARMMAAARDALAPFSKDAPLLIAVTVLTSMETSDLHDLGVTLSPAEHAERLARLTQQCGLDGVVCSAQEAVRFKQAFGAAFKLVTPGIRPAGSEAGDQRRIMTPEQALSAGVDYMVIGRPVTQSVDPAQTLKDINASLKREA; from the coding sequence ATGACGTTTACTGCTTCATCTTCTTCCTGCGCTATTACTGAATCGCCTGTCGTTGTGGCGTTGGATTACCATGAACGCGATAAAGCCCTGGCGTTTGTCGATAAAATCGATCCTCGCGATTGTCGCTTAAAAGTGGGCAAAGAGATGTTCACGCTGTTTGGTCCACAGCTCGTTCGGGATCTCCAGCAACGTGGGTTTGATGTCTTTCTTGATCTAAAATTTCATGATATTCCCAACACCACGGCCCGGGCGGTCGCCGCTGCGGCAGACCTGGGCGTCTGGATGGTAAACGTTCACGCGTCTGGCGGGGCGAGAATGATGGCCGCAGCGCGCGACGCGCTGGCGCCATTCAGTAAAGATGCGCCGTTGCTCATTGCCGTGACCGTGTTGACCAGTATGGAAACCAGCGATCTACACGATCTGGGCGTGACGTTGTCACCGGCGGAACATGCGGAGCGGCTGGCGCGCCTGACGCAGCAATGCGGGCTGGATGGCGTGGTCTGTTCCGCTCAGGAAGCTGTCAGATTTAAACAGGCCTTTGGCGCTGCATTTAAGCTAGTGACGCCGGGCATTCGGCCCGCAGGCAGCGAGGCAGGCGACCAGCGACGCATTATGACGCCCGAACAGGCATTATCCGCTGGCGTTGACTATATGGTGATTGGCCGCCCGGTTACGCAATCGGTAGATCCGGCGCAAACGCTGAAGGATATTAACGCGTCACTGAAACGGGAGGCATAA
- the yciM gene encoding putative N-acetylglucosaminyl transferase (similar to E. coli putative heat shock protein (AAC74362.1); Blastp hit to AAC74362.1 (389 aa), 93% identity in aa 1 - 388): MLELLFLLLPVAAAYGWYMGRRSAQQTKQDEANRLSRDYVAGVNFLLSNQQDKAVDLFLDMLKEDTGTVEAHLTLGNLFRSRGEVDRAIRIHQTLMESASLTYEQRLLAVQQLGRDYMAAGLYDRAEDMFNQLTDETEFRVGALQQLLQIYQLTSDWQKAIEVAERLVKLGKDKQRIEIAHFYCELALQQMGNDDMDRAMALLKKGAAADKNSARVSIMMGRVYMARGDYAKAVESLQRVIVQDKELVSETLEMLQTCYQQLGKNAEWAEFLRRAVEENTGAGAELMLADILEAREGSDAAQVYITRQLQRHPTMRVFHKLMDYHLNEAEEGRAKESLMVLRDMVGEQVRSKPRYRCQKCGFTAYTLYWHCPSCRAWSTIKPIRGLDGQ; this comes from the coding sequence ATGTTGGAGTTGTTATTTCTGTTGTTGCCTGTAGCCGCTGCCTATGGGTGGTATATGGGTCGCAGAAGTGCGCAACAAACAAAACAGGATGAAGCTAACCGCCTGTCGCGCGATTATGTCGCAGGGGTTAACTTCCTGCTGAGTAACCAACAAGATAAAGCGGTGGATCTGTTCCTCGATATGCTTAAAGAGGATACGGGCACCGTTGAGGCTCATCTCACTCTCGGTAATCTGTTTCGCTCACGCGGCGAAGTCGATCGCGCCATTCGTATTCATCAAACGCTCATGGAAAGCGCTTCATTGACCTATGAACAGCGTTTACTGGCTGTTCAGCAACTGGGGCGCGACTATATGGCCGCCGGTTTATATGACCGCGCGGAAGATATGTTTAACCAACTTACCGACGAAACGGAATTTCGCGTAGGCGCGTTACAGCAGCTCTTGCAAATCTATCAGCTAACCAGCGACTGGCAAAAGGCGATCGAAGTAGCAGAACGGCTGGTGAAACTGGGCAAAGATAAACAGCGTATCGAAATCGCCCACTTTTACTGTGAGTTAGCGTTACAGCAGATGGGCAACGACGACATGGATCGCGCGATGGCGTTGCTGAAAAAAGGTGCCGCCGCAGATAAAAATAGCGCCCGGGTGTCTATCATGATGGGGCGCGTTTATATGGCGAGAGGGGATTACGCCAAAGCGGTCGAAAGCCTGCAACGTGTGATCGTTCAGGATAAAGAGCTGGTCAGCGAAACGCTGGAGATGCTGCAAACCTGTTATCAACAGCTCGGTAAAAATGCCGAGTGGGCGGAGTTTTTACGTCGCGCCGTTGAGGAGAATACCGGTGCTGGCGCTGAGTTAATGCTTGCCGATATTCTGGAAGCACGTGAAGGTAGTGACGCAGCTCAAGTCTATATCACGCGTCAGCTACAGCGACATCCTACCATGCGGGTGTTCCATAAGCTGATGGATTACCATCTCAACGAGGCGGAAGAAGGGCGAGCGAAAGAAAGCCTGATGGTACTGCGTGATATGGTTGGCGAGCAGGTGCGCAGTAAACCGCGGTATCGTTGTCAGAAATGCGGTTTTACCGCCTATACCTTGTACTGGCACTGTCCGTCCTGCCGGGCATGGTCGACCATTAAACCTATTCGCGGACTTGATGGGCAGTAG
- the yciS gene encoding putative inner membrane protein (similar to E. coli orf, hypothetical protein (AAC74361.1); Blastp hit to AAC74361.1 (102 aa), 92% identity in aa 1 - 102) has translation MKYLLIFLLVLAIFVISVTLGAQNDQQVTFNYLLAQGEYRISTLLAVLFAVGFAIGWLICGLFWLRVRVSLARAERKIKRLENKLSPATDVAVPADSSVVKE, from the coding sequence GTGAAATATTTACTCATTTTCTTACTGGTATTGGCGATTTTTGTTATTTCGGTGACGCTGGGCGCGCAGAATGATCAACAGGTGACGTTTAACTACCTGCTGGCGCAAGGGGAGTATCGTATCTCCACGTTGCTTGCTGTGCTGTTCGCCGTCGGTTTTGCGATTGGCTGGCTGATTTGCGGCCTGTTCTGGCTGCGGGTCCGCGTTTCCCTTGCCCGCGCTGAACGTAAAATTAAACGACTGGAAAACAAGCTCTCGCCAGCAACCGACGTTGCGGTCCCTGCCGATTCGTCGGTTGTAAAGGAATAA
- the pgpB gene encoding phosphatidylglycerophosphate phosphatase B (similar to E. coli non-essential phosphatidylglycerophosphate phosphatase, membrane bound (AAC74360.1); Blastp hit to AAC74360.1 (254 aa), 82% identity in aa 1 - 254), whose protein sequence is MLSIARRTAAGAALLLIMPLAVWVSGWQWQPGHQVWWLKTLFWITETVTKPWGVITHVILCGWFLWCLRFRLRAAIMLFAILGGAIIVGQGVKSWVKERVQEPRPFVVWLEKTHHIPVDEFYTLKRTERGHLVKEQLAGQQNIPVFLRQHWQKETGFAFPSGHTMFAASWALLAVGLLWPRRRTFTIAFLLVWATGVMGSRLLLGMHWPRDLVVATLISWLLVTLATWLAQRICGPLMPPREEAQEIAEREQES, encoded by the coding sequence ATGCTTTCAATTGCGAGGCGCACCGCGGCAGGCGCCGCCCTGTTGCTTATCATGCCGCTTGCCGTATGGGTATCAGGCTGGCAGTGGCAGCCAGGACATCAGGTCTGGTGGCTAAAAACGCTATTCTGGATAACGGAAACCGTGACCAAACCCTGGGGCGTTATCACGCATGTGATTCTTTGTGGATGGTTCTTATGGTGCCTGCGATTTCGCCTGCGCGCCGCCATTATGCTGTTTGCGATTCTCGGTGGGGCGATTATCGTCGGGCAGGGCGTGAAGTCATGGGTAAAGGAGCGCGTACAGGAGCCGCGGCCATTTGTGGTCTGGCTTGAAAAAACGCACCATATTCCCGTCGATGAGTTCTACACTTTAAAGCGTACAGAACGCGGACATTTAGTGAAAGAGCAGTTGGCCGGGCAACAGAACATCCCCGTTTTCCTGCGTCAGCACTGGCAAAAAGAGACGGGCTTTGCGTTTCCCTCCGGACACACCATGTTTGCAGCGAGCTGGGCGCTTTTGGCCGTGGGTCTGTTATGGCCGCGCAGACGGACTTTCACCATCGCGTTTTTGTTAGTCTGGGCGACCGGCGTAATGGGCAGCCGTTTGCTTCTGGGAATGCACTGGCCGCGAGATTTAGTGGTCGCCACGCTCATCTCCTGGCTATTAGTTACCCTGGCGACCTGGCTGGCGCAGCGAATTTGCGGGCCGCTTATGCCGCCTCGCGAAGAAGCGCAAGAAATTGCTGAACGCGAGCAGGAAAGCTGA